A genomic region of Candidatus Methylomirabilota bacterium contains the following coding sequences:
- a CDS encoding IS630 family transposase, which produces MFTRVPALTLNAPQKQQLDTVVRAGTTTQRVARRCQVILLASQGVSNYAIAQQTGLSRPTVMATRVAFSHGGIAAMQQRPQRHRTGPVCTPAVEQRILDTTLKMRSPHGTHWSVRTLARYLGLSRMMIQRVWQRHAIQPHRVERFKLSTDPQFEERVRDIVGLYLNPPERALVLCVDEKSQIQALDRTAPLLPLHPGWPERQTHDYKRYGTTTLFAAFNILTGKVIGSCQPRHRGKEFVKFLDQLEHDVPSDLEVHLIVDNYSTHKSAAVQRWLKPKRRRRFQFHFTPTSSSWLNQVERWFALITDRMIRRGTFRSVAELEHAIYQWLAHWNNEPQPFVWTARADVILEKVRRCQELAGTEH; this is translated from the coding sequence ATGTTCACTCGGGTGCCTGCTCTGACGCTAAATGCTCCCCAGAAGCAACAGTTGGACACCGTGGTCCGCGCAGGAACGACAACGCAGCGGGTGGCGCGCCGGTGTCAGGTGATCCTGCTGGCCAGTCAAGGCGTCTCCAACTACGCCATCGCGCAGCAAACCGGGCTGTCCCGGCCGACCGTAATGGCGACGCGCGTGGCCTTCAGCCATGGGGGGATCGCGGCCATGCAGCAGCGGCCACAGCGCCACCGGACGGGGCCGGTATGCACCCCGGCGGTGGAGCAGCGGATTCTGGACACGACACTGAAGATGCGATCGCCGCATGGGACCCACTGGAGTGTCCGCACGCTGGCCCGGTACCTGGGTCTCTCACGTATGATGATCCAACGCGTCTGGCAACGCCACGCGATCCAGCCCCACCGAGTCGAGCGGTTCAAGCTCTCCACGGATCCACAGTTCGAAGAGCGCGTGCGCGACATCGTGGGCCTCTATCTCAACCCGCCGGAGCGTGCGTTGGTCCTGTGCGTGGACGAGAAGAGCCAAATCCAAGCGCTGGATCGCACGGCGCCTCTCTTGCCGCTACACCCCGGATGGCCGGAACGGCAAACCCACGATTACAAACGCTATGGGACCACCACGCTATTTGCGGCCTTCAACATTCTCACCGGCAAGGTCATTGGGAGCTGCCAGCCGCGCCACCGCGGCAAAGAGTTCGTGAAGTTCCTCGACCAGTTGGAACACGACGTGCCGTCGGACCTGGAGGTGCACCTCATCGTAGACAACTACAGTACGCACAAAAGCGCCGCTGTGCAGCGGTGGCTGAAGCCCAAGCGCCGCCGCCGCTTCCAGTTCCACTTCACCCCGACCAGCAGTTCGTGGCTCAACCAAGTGGAGCGGTGGTTCGCCCTCATCACCGATCGGATGATCCGGCGCGGCACCTTTCGCAGCGTGGCGGAGTTGGAGCACGCAATCTACCAGTGGTTGGCGCACTGGAACAACGAACCCCAGCCATTCGTCTGGACCGCCCGTGCCGACGTAATCCTCGAGAAGGTGCGTCGCTGTCAAGAATTAGCTGGGACGGAACACTAG
- a CDS encoding DUF3631 domain-containing protein, whose translation MSSVVRDGTLAGGDWAARARDAALILSGGERDPEADGMGALLIGDTVTIFKDRGVDRLATTDLIGELVKIEGRPWPEWNKGGKPITPRGLAKLLKPFGIRPKVERVGNDTFRGYEGHAFDDACSRYFQDSNVLHPLQPNKNNDLGPKFNVLQTPDVTHTKSDLSIEKQRNVTHVTDRNPENGLSDLREEVCVL comes from the coding sequence TTGTCAAGTGTTGTACGGGACGGGACACTAGCGGGCGGCGACTGGGCCGCCCGAGCGCGAGATGCGGCGCTGATCTTGTCCGGCGGAGAACGGGACCCCGAGGCCGACGGCATGGGCGCGTTGTTGATTGGAGATACCGTCACGATCTTCAAAGACCGAGGTGTTGACCGACTGGCTACTACCGACTTGATCGGTGAGCTGGTGAAGATCGAAGGGAGGCCCTGGCCAGAATGGAACAAAGGAGGGAAGCCTATCACACCCCGCGGGCTGGCGAAGCTCTTAAAGCCGTTCGGGATACGACCGAAAGTGGAGCGGGTTGGCAACGATACCTTTCGCGGATACGAAGGGCATGCCTTCGATGATGCTTGTTCCCGCTACTTTCAAGATTCTAATGTGTTACATCCGTTACAACCTAATAAAAACAATGACTTAGGCCCTAAATTCAATGTGTTACAAACCCCCGATGTTACGCATACGAAAAGCGACCTAAGTATTGAGAAACAAAGGAATGTTACGCATGTTACGGATAGAAACCCCGAAAATGGCCTAAGCGACCTACGTGAGGAGGTGTGTGTCCTATGA